Below is a window of Lentimicrobium sp. L6 DNA.
CATTCTCTCATTCCCTCATTCTCCTTTAAACGCTACAACATTCAAACAACAGAAACTGAAGATATAAAAAATGCTAATCTAAATACTGTGACATCCTCAGTTTTCCTTTGCTTATCTTTCTTATTTTGCACCTAATGGTTTTCACCTGATATCCTTTTTTTTCTTGATGATGCGAAATGGTTTGCAATAATGTCTTTATACCATCAGGTCCTTCAATGGCTAAAAACAGTTCTTCCTCATTAAATTTATTCTTCTTCCATTCTTGACCAATATAGTTGCAGGTATATATTTCTCCTTCACTATATAATGGATGTTTGGGTTCAAAAAACACTTGACCTTTACAATTAATTCTATCTATCCTCACTGGAATGACATCTCCTATATTAAATCCAAAAGATTCATAACACTCAGCTTCCATCATATGTTTCTGACCAAAGGGGTCTTCAATAATAAAATATAACATCTCATCGGGTGCTATTGTTGTCTTCAATATTTTGAAATCATAATACTTGTTTTCTTGAAGTTGTCCTTGTTTATTCTTTATATACTCTGGTGCTGACATGGTCTGTTTTTATAAAAAAAGCGTTTATGCTTCAGGTGAGACATAAACGCTTCTTAATCATTATTTATCTACCTTATTTTTTTGCGCCACCCTTAGGTTTATTCGTAGGGTTTGAAATACTCTCTCTCATTGCTGTATCGGCTTTAATATTTTCAAATTTATAATAATCCATCACCCCAAGATTACCAGATCTAAACGCTTCTGCTAATGCCTTAGGAATCTCTGCTTCTGCTTCAATTACTTTGGCTCTAGCTTCTTGTGCAAGGGCTTTCATTTCTTGTTCTTGAGCAACGGCCATAGCTCTACGTTTTTCAGCATTGGCTTGGGCAATATTTTTATCGGCATTGGCTTGGTCCATTTGAAGAACTGCTCCAATATTCTTCCCAATATCGATATCTGCAATATCAATAGAAAGAATCTCAAAGGCCGTACCGGCATCTAATCCTTTAGATAATACAACTTTTGAAATAGAATCAGGGTTTTCCAATACAGATTTATGCGAATCAGAAGAACCAATAGAAGAGACAACACCTTCTCCAACTCTTGCCAAAACAGTTTCTTCACCTGCTCCACCCACTAATTGACGAATGTTGGCACGAACAGTTACTCGAGCTTTAGCTATTAACTGAATACCATCCTTTGCAACGGCAGTAACAGGTGGAGTATCAATTACTTTTGGATTTACTGACATTTGAACTGCCTCAAACACATCACGACCAGCCAAATCAATAGCAGTTGCCGTATTGAAATCTAGTCCCATATTGGCTTTATCAGCAGAAATGAGGGAATCCACTACTCGCTTCACTTGTCCCCCTGCAAGAAAATGGGCTTCCAAATCGTCTCGTTTTAAATCAATTCCTGCTTTTTTAGAAGCAATCATTGCTGTTACAATTATTTGAGGTGGAACCTTTCTCCATCTCATTAAAACCAATTGTAACAATGATATTCTAACACCAGAAACTAATGCAGAAAACCAAAGAGCTACAGGTATAAAATAGAGTAAAATCCATAACAGAATCACTCCTCCAATAATCATTGCTATTAATACACCAACACTTGCGTCCATTTTTTTTCTTTTAGTTGATTAAAAAATTCTTTTTTATGTATTCAGGCTGATGAAGATTTTATTTCCTTCAATGGCCACTACCTTCACATCTTTCTCGGCTTCAATAAACTCACCATGGCTAGAAACCTCATAAAACTTATTATCAAATAAGGCTTTTCCCATTGGATTGATAATTGAGGTAGTTACCCCCACAGAACCAATAGCCAGTGCATTGGCCTCTGTATTCACTTTTGACTTAATACTTGTTTTCAACATGGCCTTATTCCAGGTATTAGACCGTAAACTATAATAAAGGCTTCCCAAAGATACCAAAAGGGTGAATAACAAAATCATAGAACCCCAAACCCAACCATATTCGATATAAGATTGCCATATTCCAACTGCCATTAATATGAAGCCAATAACTCCAACTACAGTTGTACCAGGAACTACGAGTAGTTCAAGAAGGAGTAATATTAAACCTCCCAATAATAAGATGAGTATAATTAACCAAGACATATTTATCTGCTAAAATTAGTAAAAACTCAGAATCTAAGTGTAAATATTCTATGAAAATAAAATTATTTTTTTAATTCCCCTTTTTTATACATGAGAACATTGGTTTGACTACCTTTTTCATCGTATTCAATCCACTCCCCCTCTTTTAAACCATTTTTATTTCCACCCTTTAATTTTATTTGACCGTTGCTATAATACTCTATTTTTTCTCCCTCTGGAAGGTTGTTCTCATAAGATTCGATGCTCTTTAGTTCACCACTTGGGTAGAATGACCTTTGGTCACCTTCCATACTACCTTCTTTATACTGATACTCCGCTATCATTTTCCCATCGTAATCATACCATTTGGTTTTCCCATTACGTTTACCTTTAAAATACATCCCTTTTTCTTGAATCTTTCCATTATCATAGAAAATCTCAACCTTACCATTTAACAAGCCTTCAGTCCAAGTTTTTTGTCCAGTAATTCTTCCTCCATAAGTAAACTCCAATTCTTTTCCATCTTTAATCCCATCGATATAAGAAGTTGATTTTTGAATATATCCTCTATTATCAATGATAATGACAAATCCATCTAGTTTGCCATTAGCATAGTTTTCTATTTTTTTGATAGACCCTTTTTCATTAAACCTCACCCATTGACCTTCTTTCACGCTATCAACATACTTTCCTTGCTCCTTTTTGCTTCCATTTGTTTCTGACCAAAGGCCTTGTTTTAGACCATTATCATCCAAAAGATTTTTGGTAAACCTAGATTCTTGTGCCGCTAATGAAGTTGGAATAATTAAGAGAAAAATAAATAGTGATTTTAATAAAATAGATAGAATATGCTTTTTCATATATAATGGTTTAATTCGAAAGTGACATTCCGAATATGAATGATGTAAATTATTTCTTAAAATACAAATTTACACTATTACCAGTAAAAACAACTATTTTCTTAGAATGAATTTCCCAGTGATTAACTTTTCATGCTGTCCAATATGTTTGAATTTTATTCTATAAGCAAACATTTCAGCCTGCCCGTTAAAGCTGGTATTCTCACCTTCCCACCCTTGCTCTGGATCATTGGTTTCAAACACTAGTTTTCCTAATAAGTCATAGATTTGTATTTCAAACTCTTCAAAATCAGTATTGATAAAATCTACTTTAAACTCATCATTCTTACCATCACCATTGGCTATAACTAGACTTGGAATATAGTACTGAAACTGATCAATTGCATTCACAAAAACAGAAGCATAAGCAGAATCTTGGACATCTAGACATTCTGCATTAGAATACATAATAACATCCAATCTGTGGTTACTTAAAATATCTGAAGTTTGAAATACTGAACTTTCTCCAAACTG
It encodes the following:
- the floA gene encoding flotillin-like protein FloA (flotillin-like protein involved in membrane lipid rafts) — its product is MIIGGVILLWILLYFIPVALWFSALVSGVRISLLQLVLMRWRKVPPQIIVTAMIASKKAGIDLKRDDLEAHFLAGGQVKRVVDSLISADKANMGLDFNTATAIDLAGRDVFEAVQMSVNPKVIDTPPVTAVAKDGIQLIAKARVTVRANIRQLVGGAGEETVLARVGEGVVSSIGSSDSHKSVLENPDSISKVVLSKGLDAGTAFEILSIDIADIDIGKNIGAVLQMDQANADKNIAQANAEKRRAMAVAQEQEMKALAQEARAKVIEAEAEIPKALAEAFRSGNLGVMDYYKFENIKADTAMRESISNPTNKPKGGAKK
- a CDS encoding NfeD family protein, translated to MSWLIILILLLGGLILLLLELLVVPGTTVVGVIGFILMAVGIWQSYIEYGWVWGSMILLFTLLVSLGSLYYSLRSNTWNKAMLKTSIKSKVNTEANALAIGSVGVTTSIINPMGKALFDNKFYEVSSHGEFIEAEKDVKVVAIEGNKIFISLNT
- a CDS encoding toxin-antitoxin system YwqK family antitoxin, which codes for MKKHILSILLKSLFIFLLIIPTSLAAQESRFTKNLLDDNGLKQGLWSETNGSKKEQGKYVDSVKEGQWVRFNEKGSIKKIENYANGKLDGFVIIIDNRGYIQKSTSYIDGIKDGKELEFTYGGRITGQKTWTEGLLNGKVEIFYDNGKIQEKGMYFKGKRNGKTKWYDYDGKMIAEYQYKEGSMEGDQRSFYPSGELKSIESYENNLPEGEKIEYYSNGQIKLKGGNKNGLKEGEWIEYDEKGSQTNVLMYKKGELKK